Genomic segment of Clostridia bacterium:
TTTGGAAATCACTGGTGAAACCTGAGGTGAAATATGCTACCGCTCCGATACCGCCAACTACCGCTAGAACGAGCACCACATAGATGATGACAGTCATAACATTGGTAGTCATACGACATCACCCCCTTGTTAGAAGGTAATCGTGTTGCTACCGCTGATGGCTACGCTGGCGACTTGCTCTTCCAAGAAGCACTTGAAGGTTGCCGAGAAGTTGTAGTTGGTTTGCTTAACCGTGATGATGACGTAAGGCTTGTTACCATCTGCGTCGGTGTTGACCGAATAAACCTTGTTCGTCCAAGTAGTCGTTTCACCGAGACCCTCGGGATGCGAAGTATTGGACGATTCAAAATAGCCATAAATAGACTTGTTTACGGTAATTTTGAGTGTTGCCCCCGTGGTGGTACAAGAAACCATTTGATTGGCGATAGAACTCAACTCCACAGTGTTGTCGTGGGTACTCCAACCGGCACCACGACCAGACTTCGTATAATTGCCCAACGTGACAGTGCCGACGCCCGTAACCGTAATGGTGAAGTTGTTGTAGTCACTACCCACATCATTGAAGATATTGGTCATGTTGATGGGAACGGAATAGGTTTGCCCAACATACAACGAGGGAACGGACATGGAACCCAAATTGTAGGTGGCGGCACCCGACGCACTACCCAAAGTCATATCAGAGGGCACACCGTTATAGGTGATGGTAGCAGTGCAGGTCTTGTTGTTTTGACGAGTCGTACAGGTCAAAATAATGTTGCTGCCACGGAACGCCTTAAAGCACTTCAAAGTACAAGTGGTAGAGCCATCTTGAACGATTTGGATGTAGTCGGATACGTTCTTGGACGACAACGCGGCACCCGAAGCCCAAGCGACAGACCAAGTCACATACTTGTCTTGCACGGAATCGGGCGTGATGACTGCGATAACCGATTGCTGGGTATAGCCACTGCCCGAATCGCCACCCGACAAATAGATAGGTGCGGTCACTTCCAGCGATACGGCTTCCAGCTCGGTGAGTTGCGTGATAGTAAGCATGTCGCCCGGCGCCACGGACTCATTCATTTGCTTGGTGGACTCACAGCCCACGAAACACAACGAAACCGAGCAGGCGACAATGACGAGAATCGTCACGATACTGATGATACTGATTGTTCTTTTCATTATTTACCTCCTTTTTATTACCATTCGCCGTCTTCCTCGACCATGGACTCACCCGAGCCGGTGGGACCTTCCTCGGTGCCCTCTACGACATACGAGAATTCACAAGTGAACTCGCCGTAATAGGCAACACCCATATAGTCACCGGGGGTTGATGTATCGACATCAATAGAATCGGGGATAGCGAAGTCATACGAGTCATCCGAGTACACAAGCATAATGCTGTTGCTTTCAGGGATGGCTTCGTCGCCCACCTGATAAGTGGGAACGTTTTGTTGATGAATACTGACGATGTACTTCTCTTGCGGTTCGGGCTCAGGCTCGGGCTCGGGTTGCACTTCGAGTTGCACACCACAAGAGTCGCAGTGGCCGTCGCCATTGACGTCACGGTGCTCAATATGCTTGTGGCAATACTTGCAATCGCCGTAGGCGTCTAGGTCATGCCCGTTGAGGCAAGCCGAATTGGTGTTGATGACAAGCATACCGCACTTGCGACATTGGAAGGTGTCAGGATCTACATCGTGGTCGGTGTAACCGCATTTGGTACATACGCAACCATCGAATTCGTGCTCGCATTCGGCACGGATTTCGTCAAGTGATTTGCCACAACCTTGACAAACGCCGTTGAATCCGTACTTGTGCGTACACTGACCGCAGTCTTGACACATACCGTTCTCGTCAATGTTTGCGTGTTCGCAAGGCGTAGCGTCCTCGGGTTGCTTGTCTTTCCTGAACGCATCTCCAACTTTGTCCGTCAAGCCTTGCACACTCTCTTTGAGAGAGTTCAGTTGCTGCTTGACACCTTCCTTGTCAAAGTTGGTGAAGCCGTCCGAGAAGAACCCGATGGCACCCACTATGCCGAATGCGACCATGCAAACGACAATGATAATGACTAAGATTTTCATAGAGCCTCCTTTTGGGAATCGCAGCCCAGGTTAGTGGGCTGCTTCCCGTTAGATTTTGCGATGCTATTTCAACAGCATCTTCAAGAGGTCTTTGTCGCAGTCCTTGTAGGGCTTGACCTTGACCTCGTACACTTCGCCGTCCTCGTCGATCGTGCGGATGGCGTAGGAGTTACCGGAGATGGTGTTGCCATTCTCACCCTGCACTTCGAAGGGGGTGATCACCAACTCGGCGCTCTGGGCGTCGCCGAACACGATGTCCAACACTTCGAAAGCCTTTTTGGATTTCTCCTTCGGCGCTAACTGAATCTTGATATCGCGGCCGCGCAAGGTGGCACGCACGAAGTATTGGTAGTAGTTGTTTCCTTTGAAGTCGAACATTTCGCGCTCGACGATGTTACTCACACTGTTTTTTGCCATGATTTTTCAACCCTCCTTGATATTGATTATTTGTTGTCGGCATTCTTGCCTTTACCCTTGACGGGTTTGCCGGCGGCTTCGGCAGCTGCGGCTGCTTTCTCGGCTTGGGCGGCAGCCTCTTGTGCTTCCTGCTCGCGCTTTTGCTTCAGCCATTGGAAAAAGTGGTACATGCCCACGTGATCGTGATTGGCCTCGAGATAACCGGCGCGAACGCCTTTTTCGTACTCGGTGAGGTCTTGACCTGCCTTGTCGCCTTCGAGATGCTTGCCTTTCTTCTTCTCGGCGTACATCTGTTCCCCAGCCTTGTGGGGATTCTTCCAACGGTTCCTGTAATTGTATCTACCCATAGTAGTCTCCTTTGCCCGTAACCAGATAGCACAGTGATTTGAGTTGATGCCCGTAAGTGCCGTTAGCAAAGCGTGATGGTATGATATTAAGTTGTAGAGTTGTGCCGTCTGAAACTGATACGACGTTCCGTCATGGGCGATTGGGGAGTGGCCACTCTTACCTTGCAAGCCGCAATCGAGAAAGGGGCGTTTCGTCAAGCACATCTTCAGTTTAGACCTTGGAAGTGTAAAAACGCCATAGACTGAATGGGTGGGAATCATACCCGATTAACACAGTTTTTGAATGGCGAAAAACCAAATTGAACGTAGTGGAATGCACTAGCACTTCACTACACGATTGTCTCAAAACGAGCCTGAATTGAATGGCGGTTATGCAGCACGAAAACCGCACCGAAAATCCATGATTTTGTATCGAATGAAAGAAAAATCACGATTGAACTAAGGATAAAATTAAATCAACTATTTGTTGACTTGCACATAAAAAGTGGTATAATGGTGATAAGGAAATGATGCACTTCCTTCCTCGATAGAGGAGAACCGCCCACTGCGGGGCTGATGGCGTCTACACGATTGGCGATTGCCAAAAGTGTTGGCGTCGTTTTTTTATGGAGGTGTGTTATGATGTTGTTATCGTTCGGCTTGATACTATTGGTCGGGTTTGTCGTGGGGTGGCTGCTCAACAAGATACGTGTACCGGGCTTGGTGGGCATGATCGTGGTCGGACTGGTTTTTGGACCCTATTGCCTCAATATCATTGATTCTTCTATCTTGGATATTTCGTCGGAGTTGCGCCAAATTGCTTTGGTGATTATTCTCACGCGTTCGGGGTTAAATCTCGACCTTAAAAAATTGCTGTCCGTAGGCACCCCCGCCTTGCTGATGAGCTTTATTCCCGCCACCTTTGAGATGGTGGGCACCATGCTCGGCGCACACTATTTGCTAAACCTTACGTGGGTTGAAAGCCTGTTGCTCGGTGCCGTGTTGGGTGCCGTGTCACCCGCTGTCGTTTCCCCGCGCATGATCAAACTCATTGAGGAAAAACGCGGTGCCGAGCACGCCGTTCCCTCTATCGTATTGGCGGGGGCATCGGTCGATGACATATATACAATCACGTTGTTTTACGCCTTCCTCGGTATCGTTCAAAACCACAAAGCCGACGCGTTGTCCATTGCCCTTGTGCCCGTTTCTATCTTACTTGGCATAGCATTGGGTATTGTGGTAGGTGTGTGCCTCTTGTTTCTCTTCCGCAAAACGCATCTGCCACTCGCCGCCAAAATGCTTATTCTT
This window contains:
- a CDS encoding cation:proton antiporter codes for the protein MLLSFGLILLVGFVVGWLLNKIRVPGLVGMIVVGLVFGPYCLNIIDSSILDISSELRQIALVIILTRSGLNLDLKKLLSVGTPALLMSFIPATFEMVGTMLGAHYLLNLTWVESLLLGAVLGAVSPAVVSPRMIKLIEEKRGAEHAVPSIVLAGASVDDIYTITLFYAFLGIVQNHKADALSIALVPVSILLGIALGIVVGVCLLFLFRKTHLPLAAKMLILLSVSLLMVGLETLVKPWIDISSLLGVMVVGMILAFKHKDTAEELSNGYKSLWTFFEVLLFVLMGAAVDFRLITSVGWQAVVVLLIGLSFRTVGVIVCMLFAKATWRERFFAVFAYLPKATVQASIGGIALSLGLDCGSVILLVSVLAIVVTAPIGAFLIDFFGKRWLVPIQETPDK